A genome region from Hevea brasiliensis isolate MT/VB/25A 57/8 chromosome 9, ASM3005281v1, whole genome shotgun sequence includes the following:
- the LOC131182955 gene encoding uncharacterized protein LOC131182955, with product MTSEPVQEKGSKKKKTSKAPIVLMERAIHEPRNLRVDDAESDESFKDKMKEKVYEVIVERDFGISLENEKLRTNMIPITSLQKDDDGRKLRFEQGVRSKSSARGAFNVEGILKEVNNLRSFQDVLMNALDSKIDGTLMMMYKIVDELTKIKVHLSLSSTVAGETSKVAATDSVPQTEKEKETEEEEEEDEETEKEEEESDNEDSSNDSDGKGGSKEGNGDNMSDSASEQESQTPTPVAPAKGKAKSTKEEKKLSRKKKLVNHLAKRLKLAKSLLQKAVLLLHLS from the exons ATGACCAGTGAGCCTGTCCAGGAGAAAGGTTCTAagaagaaaaagacttcaaaagctccaatTGTGCTTATGGAAAGGGCCATTCATGAACCAAG AAATTTGAGAGTTGATGATGCTGAAAGTGATGAATCTTTTAAggataaaatgaaagaaaaagttTATGAGGTGAtagtagaaag agactttgggatatcCCTGGAAAATGAGAAACTTAGAACAAATATGATCCCAATTACAAGTCTGCAGAAAGATGATGATGGCAGAAAACTAAGGTTTGAACAAGGTGTTCGTTCTAAGAGTAGTGCAAGAGGTGCTTTTAATGTTGAAGGAATTCTAAAAGAAGTGAATAATTTAAG ATCTTTTCAAGATGTTCTTATGAATGCACTTGATTCCAAGATTGATGGAACTTTGATGATGATGTATAAAATTGTGGATGAGTTAACCAAAATCAAAGTTCATTTGAGTCTTTCAAGCACTGTagctggagaaaccagtaaggtTGCTGCTACTGATTCTGTTCCACaaacagaaaaagaaaaggaaacagaagaggaagaagaggaagacgaAGAAActgaaaaagaggaagaagaatcaGATAATGAAGATTCTAGCAATGATAGTGATGGAAAAGGAGGAAGCAAAGAAGGAAATGGAGATAACATGAGTGACTCTGCTTCTGAGCAGGAATCACAGACTCCTACTCCTGTTGCACCTGCTAAAGGAAAAGCAAAATCaactaaagaggaaaaaaaattaagtagAAAGAAGAAACTAGTAAACCATCTAGCAAAAAGGCTAAAACTAGCAAAAAGCCTACTGCAGAAGGCGGTACTGCTGCTGCATTTGAGTTAG